TAACTGACCGACCGACCGACCTGACCGACTGACCAACAGTTTCCAAGTAACCGAATTATTACCCAGAGTAAAgggtgaaaaagaagaagaaaatgaaatAATCATAATAATATCTGACTCTCCCCTATAACGGACACTAGACTAGTAACTTATTGAACGCACCTCTCGACCAAAACGGTATGAATGAATGAATAGGCATCTGCTGCGTCCATTGCGACACTTTGTAGACACACTGGCGGGTAACTTTTGATTACATATACGAACAAATGAAGGGTATGAACAGATCCTAGGCATATATGGCAGGTGGCGAACTGGTCCACGGATATAACCTGCAAAGTTTGACGACTGCTGCTCCGCTATAACTTCTCCATACTGGTGGCCCCTTAATGTTGTACTTTCTGGGACGCTGCCATGGAGCGCAGCCTGTTTGCAATCTCTGTAAAGTTTGGCCGCTCAGATGGTTCTGTTGACCAGCATTGCTCCATTAGTGACCTCCACTCTGGGTCACAGGAGTCGGGCACTGGCGGCCGTAGAGTGTTGCTCACAATGCCACCTGCATACAAAAGGTCATTTTAGGTTTAGATCTAATCAATAAGGATTATTGACCACATCTACTGCAATAGAACTCCCACGGGGTAAGAAACACTTACTGCCACAGCAGATTTGTACCCACCTATTATAACACCATAGTGTAAATCCGCATATGGCTCTTCTCCTGTTAGCAGTTCCCAGAGAACAATCCCAAAAGAGAATACATCAACCTGAGGCCAGCATAGCAACATTTGTGTCAGTTCCAAGTGAGAACCTGGAAGAGCCAGTATGTCAACATTCATGTGTCAATTCTATGTGAACTTCAAGGTGCCAGCAGAACCAAAAGAATACAAATCATATGTATACTGAAGAATAGAAACCAACTATCACACCTTTTCTGAGACCAAGCTACTGCTACCATTCAGAAGTTCTGGGGCCATCCATGGAAGTGTTCCCCGGACACCTCCAGAGATGAGGGTCTGACACTTCACTTTTGAAAGCCCAAGATCACCAACCTACAAATATAGGAAAAGAGGTATTGTTTAGTGTTACCCAAATTATGGAAGCTAATATCCCTACATGCTTAACATGCTAAGATGTTAATGCATGGCATCCAACTATAACAGCATACAAAATTCAGATGGCAAACAAGCAATTCTGAAGCTACATACAAGACCATATCAGACTATTAGCATTTCTTTCTCATTAAACTGTACATCCATGCACTCCATTCAAGTTTGTACTTTTATTCACAGTACAACGAAAGGAACTGTTCCATCATCTAGTCAATTGTATTCCATATTTCTTCAAGTGCCAATAATAGGATGTGTCAGTTAAGCCACAAGGCCACAATGATCCCCAGCTAAGGTGTTTAGTCCTAGATTGTATAGCAATAAACATCATTTGTGTTGTAAGACTTTTCTTTATGCAGCACCGAGTCCATGACAGAAACTGCTACATCGAAGCATACATATTACATGTTCATCCAAGTGCCAATCAAAAACCTCAGTTTGTGATACCCATCAAATGTGTATAATTTTAGAGACACATAACAATTTGCTTAAGTAACAAGTATTATCTGTGGATAAGAGTCCAGTGACTCCAGTCCTATCAGCAGTTCTTGAGCTGCCAAACTAAATGCCCATCTCATAATAGTAACACGTAATGTACTTCAAACTTACAAAAGCATTTTGTTTTACAGCAACAAAATATAGTTTACTGCTAAACATGGAAAGTTGATACAGGATGGTCTCCCTATGTCAAGCAAAGTGAATATGACAAACAAGAGAAGTCAGTGATCTAGCAACTAAGTGCAAGAATAGTATAATAATAGGATTGACTGTGCTGCTTACCTTGCATATTGGACGCTGAGGGTCCCTTAAATTAACAAGCAAATTGTCACTTTTCAGGTCAAAGTGCACGATGTTTTTGCTATGCAAGTATTCCATTCCAAAGGCTGTATCCATGGCAATAATTAATCTCTTACGTCGATCGAGGGTTCTGCCCAGAAAAAAGTAAACATCAGCGCCATGTAGCACCATCAATTTCTAATTATGAGCAGCATATATCATTACAGAAGGTGACTTATATGCAATGTAAAAGGAACGGACTTGGCATTCTTTAGCAAAGCTGTCCTAAGTGAGCCATTGACCATATATTCTGTAACTGTGGCAATGGATCCCCCAGGCCCATCAAGAACAACACCATAAAAAGCGACAACATTTGGGTGGTGCAGATCGGCAAGTTTAGATGCTTCATTCCAGAAGTCAGACCGCTGAAAATATTCAAGGCATATCAATATACAGACAAGCTTAAGAAAAAACAAAGATATGAAGTATGAGAACAAACCATCTTTTCTTGCTCAGATGGTTTCCCAGCAAAACATCTATCATTGATTCGTTTTATTGCAACATCAGTGCCTCTCCATTTACCATGATAGACAGTTCCAAAAGTTCCAGAACCAAGCTCTTGGAGCTCTTCAAGGTCATTGTTCTTTATAATCTGCAACAGCCATGGATGCAAAATGCTATAACCACGGTACAATATTAAAGATGAACACGCTTAATAAGCTATACTATGATCCTAACCTGCAGGCGTCCATCTGAAACTGGAAATCCTGAAATCCAATCTGCTGGCCTGCTCTTGGAAACCTGCACGCTTCCCTTGTTTAGCATTTTGGCTAACATAAATGAGGACATTTAGGAGCATCTAGATAATCAGTTCCTAACCTCGTTGGGGTGGACTTCACCTTCTACTTTATTGGTAACGGCCCCAACTCCATCATTTACCAGAGGAGGTTGAGGCTCGGATGACTGAGCTTTAGATGTAGCTAACCCATCCTCCATACTCAGTAAATCTGGGTTAGAGATGTCATCACCTGGATTGATGATCGACATGAATAAAACTCACAAGTATATTGACAAGGTTTCAGAGTAAAGTAAGAATGGAATATTTGTGATATAAAAAGCATGTGTTGCATCTGTACCTTTGTGATCTGACTGTTTCTGGAGAGAAACATCCTCAGCTGGAATATTCAGATCTGGCCCTTTGCAGTTCAACAAAGAGTTGTGTGGATGGGGATCCTTTGGGCTGATGTTCTCCCTGCTTGCTACCCTCTTAGGTCTTGGTGGCAGTGCATGTGCATTTGCAGCTGCTTGATCCACATTTGGAGCATGGTTTGGCAATGCTGCTGTCGGCAACTGAACTGTGTTTGGAGGAGCTACGACTTCATGTGGAGCTTCCTTGTGATAAACTTCAGGCGGAACATCTCTTCTCTCACTCACTGGATTAACAGTGGCATTTGGATAGACCATATCAATACCATAAGTTGATTGAGGCAATCCACCAGGTCCGACTGTAGCAACAACATAACTAGAATAGGGTCCCCCAATGCTCATCATATGTGGCATATGGCTCATATTAACATGCTGGACATTGTGCAGATAAGAGCTGGCCACAGAAGGTGGTGGTGCAGATTCAGTTTGAAGCAATACCTTTGGTTCACTAACATCAAAAAAAGTATTGGTGTTGCTTGGATGAACCTCATTTGCTCGGGTATCTGGCCAGGTACTGATACTATTCTCTGGATGCCCCTGAGAGTGATCTGGCACTGCATTCTGGGGTAAACCACTGTCAGGAGACATTGCATGTTTCCTTTTTTCAGTAGAGCCAGAAACCTCGCTGGGGCTCATCCGGAGTGAATCCATCATCCTGTCCACATTTGCCATGTACGTTGGCACAGCCACAGGTGCTACTGGAGGCGCATTGTCACGATACACCTGTCCATCCTCACGATGCCTTGAATTGCCACTTGCACTACCTTCACCAGCAAGCGGGTTATTGGGACTAGCAGGCTTCACTGAATACTGAGGCATCCCTTGGCCAGAAGGTAAATGCTGCTGTGACTGCTGCACAAATTGATGATGAGAGCTCGCAACATCAGTATGGGCAGAACTTGGAGAAACTACTCTGTCCTTCTCGCTAGGAATCACAGGAATATGGCTAAACCCATAGGTCGATGGCAACTGTTGCGGCGGCATTTGCTGCTGCACATACACATGCTGATGCAAGCCAGTTGGATCAATGAGCACTGAGTTTGTAACCCCTTCCATCTTGGGCACATACACCCTCTCCTGTGGCACTGGATGCATATGTGTGTATCCATAAGCCCCCATTGGTGCCTGAACACCCCTCTCCGGTATCATCATCCTTGCCACATCTTCAGGCCGCAGGCTCATGAACACAGGCCCGGGCTCAGAAGCAGCCCCTCCATGCACCTCATTGCCATACTCATTCACCACCGGATCAGAGTGGGCGTGAGGCAATGCCTTCAAGCACATGTGGCAGTCCTCGAATCTTGGACCGTGAATGGCATCTCTATGATCGTTCATGAACACAGGCGGCAGTGGTGGCAGCTGTGATAGTGGTTGCCGGTACCTCGCTGCCTCCGGATGGGGATGTGTAGCTACctctggatgtggatgtggaTTCGCCTGGGGAGCCCTCCCTTCAGCAGCAATCTCCTGTGGCTTAACCTGTACTGGAGCAGGAGCAGCATTGCTGAAGACATCAACAAGGGGCGGAGGCGCCACCCCAGCCCCACTGATGTTCGATCTCGCAGCATCATTTGAGCTAGTGGAGGTGGGGGAGAGCCCAGCTGGAGACCCaggaccgccgccgccacctgacGGCGCCGGAGGGGGCAGCCCCCCGTCAGAGCACTGCGTGGACGAGAGGCTCGCGATGCTGTCCTTGCGCACAATGCCGTTGACGGCCTCCAGGTACCGAAGGCCCGCGTCGAAGCTCCCGATCTCCAACTCCTCCCCGCCGGTGGCGCCGATGCCGCCCGCCGCATCCAGGATGGGGAAGATGAACACCCTAAGCTTCGGGCTGGCGCCACTGAGCTTGTCGTATTCCTCGACCATGTTATCGAGATCCTCCGGCGAGGACACGGAGATGAGCGCGTCGAGCCCTTCGTCGGGGAGCTGGTACTTGACGGCGAAGTGCGGGCCCGTGGCGCCGCCGTACGCGTCGGCGAGCCGCGCCAGGAGGTCCGGCAGCGACACCCCGCGCGGCACGGACACGATCCGGGTGTCCCCGCCCGCGTACCGCAGCGTGCCGTCCCCCGGGCGCGGGAGGATGCGCCCGCCCAGGCTGCACAGCAGCTTCATCCGCtcgccgcccccgccgccaccgACGCTACCGCTGTCATCCGACGCCCCGGCGGTGGCGGCCATCCGCGCCGGCTGGGCCCaccacccctcccctcccctccttcgTGAACCTCCCTCCTCCCCCTGCTGGATCTAGCCTCGGGCTCCACCCACGAATCCAAACCCTAGCCCCCGCACGGCCCCGAGGCGCTGGCGCGGGCGGAAGGAAGAGCAGAGGACTGGAGCGGCGACTGGCTCAATGTTTAGCTCATGGCGTGGGCCGCGTCGTCGCTTGGTTTGCGGGgaatgggagggagggagggagccggGGAAGGGGGACTAGACGAGTAGTAGCAGGGGCAGCCTGCGTGCTCGCGTCGGATTACTCAAAAACCCTCGGCTCGCTTCGGTGGCTGGTTTTCTTTTCACTTTCGTTTTCTGGTTTTCTATCTATTATACTCTTTCGGCGGCGATTTTCCTTATGCAGGAGGTTTGTAGTTTCCTACTCGGTCCGACTTTGTTTATggtgttttttttcctttctgtTTCTCCTTTTCTCTGGTTGGTGTTGGATTTTTGTAACAAAGTTTTTGCTTTTCTATTATAGGGTTAGTAGAAAAGAGTTGTGTATGGAGACGGCATAACTAAAGAATCTTTCACATGGAGCTAATAGTCTTGTTTCTTGTCAGAGGATTACTTTGATGACACATCGAATTTAACGTATAGATCTGAGATAGATTCTCTGCGTAAACCATGATATACCCGTTATAGGCCGTATACGGCAATCGAATCTATGTAGCGTATATGATGCATAAGCTAGATCTGAAACGGTTATCCATGCAAATATGTTTCTGCATTTTCTACCGTTATAAAACCCTTATCTAATTGACGACAATTTACACCTTTCAACGTTAAAATCTAGCCCTCCAAAGTACATGGTGATGTTACTAGAACTTTCGCGTAGTGACAGATGTCGTTTATACAATTTTGCATGATACCAAATACATATACTTTCTTTAATGTACATTTTATCaatttcattttatttattaCTGGTGTGCATTTCTGTTACTAAGGTTAGTGTTCTAGAGAAATACTTCTAGGACTATGTATAGAGGCCGGACAGAAAGTATTTTCAAACCAGTGGGAGTCATGAAGCAAGGGTAATATGCATTGATAAATAATGGCAAAAAGACGACCAGTTAGGAGGTGGCATCGAATGGAATGATGTTAGTGAATTCGAATATGAAATCAAGAGTCGTTATGGACAGAGATGAAAGGCGAGGAGTCAAGCAAGGCAACTTAactcgaagatgaagatgatgttgTTTGATGGACAACATTGAGATTTACATAATTTTTAGGCAAACTTTGTCAGCGGAAACTGAAAGTGGTGGTTGTTTGCCGGTGGACACCCAAAATGGAGTTGTTTGCTAGAGGACACTCTGGTTTGTGCTAATTTTGCCACAGGACACCATAGCCTTATTTTATTCATTTgcaccggttgaggagagagaacattTCACTATTGACATCTGGTGCCCCTGAGCCACATTTGGGACGGACCCGACCTAGACCGGCCCAGACCCGATGGTTAGGCAGTACCTGGTTTGGTTGGACCAACTTATACTTTCGGCGCCCCCCCTTACTCGCTCACTCTCCATCTGCCTCACTCACTCTCCTTCATCATCTCCATGACAAAGAAAGCGGGCGCGGCTGTGGTGAGCGGGCGTCCTCGACCGGATAGGGCAAGCAGAGGCCGGATCAAGATGACGATATGCTCGGGCGCTGTTTCGTCCTCCTCTACATCTACGCGTTCACGTGGAGTGAGGGAGGCACAACCATTGTGCCCTTTCTATAGGACACCGACCGTTGTGGAGCGGACCTCCAGAACCCAAAACAATCCAAATAAGCAGTTCTATACTTGCAGGAATCGGGACTgggtgagttgttttcatttcTTTGGGTTCCATTTTGGTGGTTTCAAATCCTGACCTATGGTTCATCCCAATCTTGCGCTCTTGGTCCTGGGCAGGGCAACGACAAGTGTGCTTTCTTCATGTGGAAGCCAACGAGCGCAGAAGGTGCTGTGGACACTGTAGTAGTGATGGTAGGCATGAAGGCGATGGAGATGGCTCTATTGAACCTGAGCAATGTAGTATTTGCTCAGATGGTTGCTACCAATAGCATAGCTAGAGAGCAGAGAGTGAATAAGTGGATGAATATGGCCAGTGTGTTTGTAGGAGTTGTGTGCTTTGTTGCCATGTGCATGTTGGTGTATAACAATGCATGAACTTTGCTTTGTAATGTCTATGAATtgaatgaaatgaaatgaaatgcaattaacTGATATTGCCAAGTTTAATACATTTCAATCAGTACCAAGTTTAACTAACATTGCCAAGTTTAATACATTTCCATCATTACTAACCATACCAAGTTCACTACAATACCAGTTCATGACAATACCAAGTTCAATACATTACAAGTTTTCAAACAAGAGGCACAAATATAAGGCAACAGGGCCCTCCAGCTGTTGTTGTTGGTTCTTGCATTGTTCACATGTCACAAAAGCCACAAAAACAACATGCACAAAAGTCACAAAAGACCACAGCAGGCATGCATACAAATCTTCCTTCCCTTGCTATGTTGTTTGTAGTGCGAAGTCTTTTAgggccctcttgctcctagtgCAAACGCTTGGACTGGATGTCAGCTGTGAGGTAGCCTGACTCCTAGTCATTGGCCTTGGCCTATCTGCCACTTGGTGTTTGGCCTGGCTCCTAGTGGCCAGCGAGTTTGGAACCCTGCAAGAATGAACATGTGGTTAAGAGTTAGTACACAAACTGAAAAAAAATGTTGACTCAAGAGATATAGGGCATGATCACATACCGCATAGCTTGTTTAGGGGTGTAGGCTCAGCAGGAGttgcgttcttcttcttcttcggttTTTTCCCCTTCGAGGAGGCCTTCCTTTTTTTGCTCTTGGATGGATCATTTGTGGTCTCTATAATCTCAACCACCTTTGGCTTATAAGTCCTCCTCTCCTTTGGTGGTGCAGGTGGTGGTGCATCAGGGTCTACGAATGTTTCATTGCAGGTTTTCTAGAGGTGGCCAAATCCACCACACCTTTTACACCTCCTCTTGCCCTTGCTGCTTGACCCACCTTCTACAACACCAACCAACCT
The nucleotide sequence above comes from Miscanthus floridulus cultivar M001 chromosome 18, ASM1932011v1, whole genome shotgun sequence. Encoded proteins:
- the LOC136522917 gene encoding uncharacterized protein, translating into MAATAGASDDSGSVGGGGGGERMKLLCSLGGRILPRPGDGTLRYAGGDTRIVSVPRGVSLPDLLARLADAYGGATGPHFAVKYQLPDEGLDALISVSSPEDLDNMVEEYDKLSGASPKLRVFIFPILDAAGGIGATGGEELEIGSFDAGLRYLEAVNGIVRKDSIASLSSTQCSDGGLPPPAPSGGGGGPGSPAGLSPTSTSSNDAARSNISGAGVAPPPLVDVFSNAAPAPVQVKPQEIAAEGRAPQANPHPHPEVATHPHPEAARYRQPLSQLPPLPPVFMNDHRDAIHGPRFEDCHMCLKALPHAHSDPVVNEYGNEVHGGAASEPGPVFMSLRPEDVARMMIPERGVQAPMGAYGYTHMHPVPQERVYVPKMEGVTNSVLIDPTGLHQHVYVQQQMPPQQLPSTYGFSHIPVIPSEKDRVVSPSSAHTDVASSHHQFVQQSQQHLPSGQGMPQYSVKPASPNNPLAGEGSASGNSRHREDGQVYRDNAPPVAPVAVPTYMANVDRMMDSLRMSPSEVSGSTEKRKHAMSPDSGLPQNAVPDHSQGHPENSISTWPDTRANEVHPSNTNTFFDVSEPKVLLQTESAPPPSVASSYLHNVQHVNMSHMPHMMSIGGPYSSYVVATVGPGGLPQSTYGIDMVYPNATVNPVSERRDVPPEVYHKEAPHEVVAPPNTVQLPTAALPNHAPNVDQAAANAHALPPRPKRVASRENISPKDPHPHNSLLNCKGPDLNIPAEDVSLQKQSDHKGDDISNPDLLSMEDGLATSKAQSSEPQPPLVNDGVGAVTNKVEGEVHPNEVSKSRPADWISGFPVSDGRLQIIKNNDLEELQELGSGTFGTVYHGKWRGTDVAIKRINDRCFAGKPSEQEKMRSDFWNEASKLADLHHPNVVAFYGVVLDGPGGSIATVTEYMVNGSLRTALLKNAKTLDRRKRLIIAMDTAFGMEYLHSKNIVHFDLKSDNLLVNLRDPQRPICKVGDLGLSKVKCQTLISGGVRGTLPWMAPELLNGSSSLVSEKVDVFSFGIVLWELLTGEEPYADLHYGVIIGGIVSNTLRPPVPDSCDPEWRSLMEQCWSTEPSERPNFTEIANRLRSMAASQKVQH